One stretch of Niallia sp. XMNu-256 DNA includes these proteins:
- a CDS encoding flagellar basal body rod protein: MKKFGLLLLGGIAAIVLLHNLGPMVGMVISLAIFYFAFKGFLKTNSVWAKIGWGILGFIAIMSLAANIPAILGILAIYVLYVVYKKWNAPKETVVQSDDPFVNFEKQWSQLNKR; the protein is encoded by the coding sequence ATGAAAAAATTTGGGTTGCTTTTATTAGGAGGAATTGCGGCGATCGTGCTGCTTCATAACCTCGGTCCAATGGTCGGAATGGTGATTAGTTTGGCCATCTTCTACTTTGCCTTCAAGGGCTTTTTAAAAACAAATTCAGTATGGGCAAAGATTGGCTGGGGGATCCTTGGATTCATTGCAATCATGTCATTAGCTGCCAATATTCCAGCCATCCTAGGAATTTTAGCTATTTATGTTTTATATGTCGTCTATAAAAAATGGAATGCACCAAAGGAGACAGTCGTACAATCAGACGATCCATTCGTGAATTTCGAAAAACAATGGTCTCAGTTAAACAAACGATAA
- a CDS encoding PspA/IM30 family protein: MANLLTRLKNTVLADLHEALDHKEQKNPIALLNQYLRECEGEVEKVRKLLERQYRLKEEFTREYNHASELAAKRKRQAEIALEAGETELHQFAINEQNHYQERTIRIQELLEQANNQLVDLEQKYEEMKHKLKDMNLRRLELMGRENVTRAQMKIKTVLDNQTYSSQAYSRFQEIESYLDRLEHQVNRSYDRNTIDARIAEIEKQNPIKGNETSSNF, encoded by the coding sequence ATGGCAAACTTATTAACAAGATTAAAAAATACGGTATTAGCTGACTTGCACGAGGCTCTGGATCATAAAGAACAAAAAAATCCGATTGCCCTATTAAACCAATATTTACGTGAATGTGAAGGGGAAGTGGAAAAGGTCCGGAAACTGTTAGAAAGACAATATCGTCTAAAAGAAGAATTTACAAGAGAATATAATCATGCTTCTGAGTTGGCTGCAAAACGCAAAAGACAAGCGGAGATTGCCTTAGAAGCAGGTGAAACAGAACTTCATCAGTTTGCAATTAATGAGCAGAATCATTATCAAGAACGTACAATTAGAATACAAGAATTATTGGAACAAGCAAATAACCAATTGGTGGACTTAGAACAGAAATATGAGGAAATGAAGCATAAGTTAAAAGATATGAATTTACGCCGATTAGAATTAATGGGTCGCGAAAATGTTACACGTGCTCAAATGAAAATTAAAACAGTTCTTGACAATCAAACATACAGTAGTCAAGCATATTCCCGATTTCAGGAAATTGAATCGTACTTAGATCGGCTTGAACATCAAGTAAATCGTTCGTACGATCGGAATACCATCGATGCAAGAATAGCTGAAATAGAAAAACAAAATCCGATAAAGGGAAACGAAACAAGTTCAAATTTCTAG